The Burkholderia ubonensis genome has a window encoding:
- a CDS encoding acyl carrier protein: MSQAGILGGLFGRKKAVAADVGPLTEASIRNWLIDRLAKQLKLERAAIDPAKRFDEYGLDSIVAVQVSGDLEKVVEQRLSPALLFEHNSIDELARHLSTELGLQAA; encoded by the coding sequence ATGTCTCAAGCTGGAATCCTGGGCGGCCTGTTCGGCCGCAAGAAGGCGGTGGCCGCCGATGTCGGGCCGCTGACCGAAGCGTCGATCCGCAACTGGTTGATCGACCGGCTCGCCAAGCAGCTGAAGCTCGAGCGCGCCGCGATCGATCCCGCCAAGCGCTTCGACGAGTACGGGCTCGATTCGATCGTCGCCGTGCAGGTGTCGGGCGATCTGGAGAAGGTGGTCGAGCAGCGGCTGTCCCCGGCGCTGCTGTTCGAACACAACAGCATCGACGAGCTGGCGCGCCACCTGTCGACCGAGCTCGGTCTGCAAGCGGCGTAA
- a CDS encoding fatty acid desaturase: MAKTYTVPSAPPARFDEFMQKSKSLEGVRLTDAIPKSLYEPRVWRGILGFVVSYAAYIGALVGIAYAPHWLFYVPLWLLAGLGGWGLHCIAHDCGHNSFSRVRWFNLAIGHLSLLPLLYPFHAWRHTHNLHHANTNNLELDTDWRPIPAPLYDRMPLLKRLEYAGTRKWLFWAGTVSYWKESGFRPGFYPKREMRRDVKRSIAFVLFASALYFPALIYFTGITGLFLYFVVPWLMIHAWFSATTLMHHTSDEIPFLPSQHWTPNASRLLVTTDYRYPKWLHFMTHNISVHTAHHVAPIVPFYNLPKAQAALKQAFPGMIREKDFSFGDLWHVIGHCHFYDTESGYYRSLSREAVPVGARAAAEGR, from the coding sequence ATGGCGAAAACCTATACGGTCCCCAGCGCGCCGCCGGCGCGTTTCGACGAATTCATGCAGAAGTCGAAGTCGCTCGAGGGCGTGCGGCTGACCGATGCGATTCCGAAATCCCTCTACGAGCCGCGCGTATGGCGCGGCATTCTCGGCTTCGTGGTGAGCTATGCGGCGTATATCGGCGCGCTCGTCGGCATCGCTTACGCGCCGCACTGGTTGTTCTACGTTCCGCTGTGGCTGCTGGCCGGCCTGGGCGGCTGGGGGCTGCATTGCATCGCGCACGATTGCGGGCACAACTCGTTTTCGCGCGTCCGATGGTTCAACCTGGCGATCGGGCACCTGTCGCTTCTGCCGCTGCTGTATCCGTTCCACGCGTGGCGCCACACGCACAACCTGCACCACGCGAATACCAACAACCTCGAGCTCGATACCGACTGGCGGCCGATTCCCGCGCCGCTTTACGATCGCATGCCGCTGTTGAAGCGGCTCGAGTACGCCGGCACCCGCAAGTGGCTGTTCTGGGCCGGCACGGTGAGCTACTGGAAGGAATCGGGCTTCCGTCCGGGCTTCTATCCGAAGCGCGAGATGCGGCGCGACGTGAAACGCTCGATCGCGTTCGTCCTGTTCGCGTCCGCGCTCTATTTCCCGGCGCTCATCTACTTCACCGGCATCACCGGCCTGTTCCTGTACTTCGTCGTGCCCTGGTTGATGATTCATGCGTGGTTCAGCGCCACGACGCTGATGCATCACACGTCGGACGAGATCCCGTTCCTGCCGTCGCAGCACTGGACGCCGAACGCCAGCCGCTTGCTGGTGACGACCGACTACCGGTATCCGAAGTGGCTGCACTTCATGACGCACAACATCTCGGTGCATACGGCGCACCACGTCGCGCCGATCGTGCCGTTCTACAACCTGCCGAAGGCGCAGGCGGCGCTCAAGCAGGCGTTTCCGGGAATGATCCGCGAAAAGGATTTCTCCTTCGGCGATCTGTGGCACGTGATCGGTCACTGCCATTTCTACGACACCGAGTCGGGTTACTACCGCAGCCTGTCCCGGGAGGCCGTGCCGGTCGGCGCGCGTGCGGCGGCGGAGGGCCGGTGA
- a CDS encoding alpha/beta hydrolase encodes MAAANPTDVSPLARRKARKPSWRVRLGRRALRVLTTFAPHAAGRRAADTFGFTRGYGLPVSDRVPLGAKEASIDGNADIDRAYHWEGGASRVLLVHGWGTDSSSMLSFVKPMQSLGFSVAAFDAPAHGRSPGKHTTMTQFTRATGAVLDAIEGAQVVIAHSLGSIAAVSALAERSRRASLRCLVLIAPTSGLTEVLERWASRDMAFPRPVVERIYAELQLRNGVPVSHWDLLARGASLDVPVLVVHDPADSVVPYCEAQRVVAGLPDATLWPAPGAGHGRILSDARVREQVREFVTRQTSNLGEMAR; translated from the coding sequence ATGGCGGCAGCGAACCCTACCGACGTCTCGCCGCTCGCGCGGCGCAAGGCCCGGAAGCCGTCGTGGCGCGTTCGGCTCGGCCGTCGTGCGCTGCGCGTGCTGACGACCTTCGCGCCGCACGCCGCGGGGCGCCGGGCGGCCGACACGTTCGGCTTCACGCGCGGCTACGGGCTGCCCGTCAGCGACCGCGTGCCGCTCGGTGCGAAGGAGGCGTCCATCGACGGCAACGCGGACATCGACCGCGCCTATCACTGGGAGGGCGGCGCATCGCGCGTGCTGCTCGTGCATGGCTGGGGCACCGACAGCAGCAGCATGCTGAGCTTCGTGAAGCCGATGCAGTCGCTCGGCTTCTCGGTGGCCGCGTTCGACGCGCCCGCGCATGGCCGTTCGCCGGGCAAGCATACGACGATGACGCAGTTCACCCGCGCGACGGGTGCGGTGCTGGATGCGATCGAAGGCGCGCAGGTGGTGATTGCGCATTCGCTCGGCTCGATCGCGGCCGTCTCGGCGCTGGCCGAGCGCTCGCGCCGCGCGTCGTTGCGCTGCCTCGTGCTGATCGCCCCCACCAGCGGCCTGACCGAGGTGCTGGAGCGCTGGGCCAGCCGCGACATGGCATTTCCGCGCCCGGTGGTCGAGCGCATCTATGCGGAGCTGCAGCTGCGCAACGGCGTGCCGGTCAGTCACTGGGATCTGCTCGCGCGCGGCGCGTCGCTCGACGTCCCGGTATTGGTGGTGCACGACCCGGCCGATTCGGTGGTGCCGTACTGCGAGGCGCAGCGCGTCGTGGCCGGGCTGCCGGACGCGACGCTGTGGCCGGCGCCGGGCGCCGGGCACGGCCGCATCCTGTCGGATGCGAGGGTACGCGAGCAGGTGCGCGAATTCGTGACGCGACAGACGTCGAACCTGGGAGAGATGGCGAGATGA
- a CDS encoding rubredoxin, translating to MSTTAVEMRTLMCLVCGWIYSERHGAPEDGIAPGTRWEDIPAKWKCPECGVGKEDFEMVSI from the coding sequence ATGAGCACGACGGCGGTAGAGATGCGCACGCTGATGTGTCTGGTGTGCGGCTGGATTTATTCGGAACGGCACGGTGCGCCGGAAGACGGCATTGCACCGGGCACGCGCTGGGAAGACATTCCGGCCAAATGGAAGTGTCCCGAGTGCGGCGTCGGCAAGGAGGACTTCGAAATGGTCTCGATCTGA
- a CDS encoding thiolase family protein has translation MVARQVVICSPVRTPIGAFGGTLKDVAATALGAAALREAVRRSEIDPAELASVVMGNVVQAGNKMNPARQAAVAGGIPVTVPALTVNRVCGSGAQAIANAAQDIWLGFGEVAAAGGMENMDGAPYLLGGGRWGYRMGNAEIADSMLVDGLVDAFSNLHSGWHTEDLVAMKGITREQQDRWAERSQRRFADAQARGAFDAELVAVEVAGRKQTVRFERDEQPRPDTNFESLARLKPAFRADGTITAGNAPGLNSGAAAMIVAERRYAETRGIEPIATLVSYGVGAVEPGLFGLGPVPAVKMALARAGWSMNDVERFEINEAFAAVPIAVARELGIDEERINVEGGAIAHGHAIGATGAVLTTRLAHSMRRDGIKRGIVTLCIGGGQGIALALEAV, from the coding sequence ATGGTTGCTCGACAGGTAGTGATCTGCAGTCCCGTCCGGACGCCAATCGGCGCGTTCGGCGGCACGTTGAAGGACGTTGCGGCGACGGCGCTCGGCGCGGCCGCGTTGCGCGAAGCGGTGCGTCGCAGCGAGATCGATCCGGCGGAGCTGGCGTCGGTCGTGATGGGCAACGTCGTGCAGGCCGGCAACAAGATGAATCCCGCGCGTCAGGCGGCCGTCGCGGGCGGCATTCCCGTGACCGTGCCCGCGCTGACGGTCAATCGCGTGTGCGGCTCCGGTGCGCAGGCCATCGCGAATGCGGCGCAGGACATCTGGCTCGGCTTCGGCGAGGTTGCGGCGGCAGGCGGAATGGAGAACATGGACGGCGCGCCGTATCTGCTCGGCGGCGGCCGTTGGGGCTATCGGATGGGCAATGCCGAGATCGCCGACAGCATGCTCGTGGATGGCCTCGTCGATGCGTTCTCCAACCTGCATTCGGGATGGCACACGGAAGACCTCGTCGCGATGAAGGGGATCACGCGCGAGCAGCAGGACCGCTGGGCGGAACGTTCGCAACGGCGCTTCGCCGACGCGCAGGCGCGTGGGGCATTCGACGCCGAACTGGTGGCGGTCGAGGTCGCGGGGCGCAAGCAGACCGTCCGATTCGAGCGCGACGAGCAGCCGCGCCCGGACACGAACTTCGAGTCGCTTGCGAGGCTGAAGCCCGCATTTCGCGCTGACGGCACCATCACCGCCGGCAATGCGCCCGGCCTGAACAGCGGTGCGGCGGCGATGATCGTGGCCGAGCGGCGTTATGCCGAGACGCGCGGCATCGAGCCGATCGCCACGCTCGTCTCGTACGGCGTGGGGGCGGTCGAGCCGGGCCTGTTCGGACTCGGGCCGGTGCCGGCAGTGAAGATGGCGCTCGCGCGTGCCGGGTGGTCGATGAACGACGTCGAGCGGTTCGAGATCAACGAGGCCTTTGCCGCCGTGCCGATCGCGGTCGCGCGCGAGCTCGGCATCGACGAAGAGCGGATCAACGTCGAAGGCGGCGCGATCGCGCACGGTCACGCGATCGGCGCGACCGGTGCCGTCCTGACCACCCGTCTTGCACATTCGATGCGCCGCGACGGCATCAAGCGCGGCATCGTGACCTTGTGCATCGGCGGCGGCCAGGGCATCGCTCTCGCGCTCGAAGCCGTCTGA
- a CDS encoding PLP-dependent aminotransferase family protein: MYAFTTPFQHPAGSPIRELFKYLGEPGMISFAGGYPASDLFDVDGLNAAAARAYAQPTRCLQYGPTDGLAELKHELLALMSRRGVACTPAELVVTTGSQQGLDLLLRVMVAPGDVVLTEQPAYPATLQALRLQQARVVTIPVDGDGLDVDRLDALLASGTIAQPKLLYTVPTFANPTGATLARERRLKLLRLAVRHGFLIVEDDPYADLRFAGEALPSMLALAGEVDGARDWIVHFASLSKIVAPGLRVGWTIAPAEIARRCVIAKQTVDLCSAPWTQAIAAEYLADGALERHLPRITDAYKRKCAAMCDALRDGLGDAIEFHRPEGGMFVWARIGAVSSAQLLQHAIANKIVFVPGNAFFADNVDDASLRLSYAAPDVDAIREGVARLARAYGAALAA, translated from the coding sequence ATGTACGCGTTCACCACCCCGTTCCAGCACCCCGCCGGCTCGCCGATCCGCGAGCTGTTCAAGTATCTCGGCGAGCCCGGGATGATTTCCTTCGCGGGCGGCTACCCGGCCAGCGACCTGTTCGACGTCGACGGCCTGAACGCGGCCGCCGCGCGCGCCTACGCGCAGCCGACCCGCTGCCTGCAATACGGCCCGACCGACGGCCTCGCCGAGCTGAAGCACGAGCTCCTCGCGCTGATGTCGCGCCGCGGCGTTGCCTGCACGCCCGCCGAACTGGTCGTCACGACCGGTTCACAGCAGGGCCTCGACCTGCTGCTGCGCGTGATGGTCGCGCCGGGCGACGTCGTGCTGACCGAGCAGCCGGCCTACCCGGCAACGCTGCAGGCGCTGCGCCTGCAGCAGGCGCGCGTCGTCACGATCCCGGTCGACGGCGACGGCCTCGACGTCGACCGCCTCGACGCGCTGCTGGCATCGGGCACGATCGCGCAGCCGAAGCTGCTGTACACGGTGCCGACCTTCGCGAACCCGACCGGCGCGACGCTCGCGCGCGAGCGCCGCCTGAAGCTGCTGCGCCTCGCGGTGCGGCACGGCTTCCTGATCGTCGAGGACGACCCGTACGCCGACCTGCGCTTCGCGGGCGAAGCACTGCCGTCGATGCTGGCGCTCGCCGGCGAAGTGGACGGCGCGCGCGACTGGATCGTGCATTTCGCGAGCCTGTCGAAGATCGTCGCGCCGGGCCTGCGGGTCGGCTGGACGATCGCGCCCGCCGAGATCGCGCGACGCTGCGTGATCGCGAAACAAACGGTCGATCTGTGCAGCGCGCCGTGGACGCAGGCGATCGCCGCCGAGTATCTCGCCGACGGCGCGCTCGAACGTCATCTGCCGCGCATCACGGATGCCTACAAGCGCAAATGCGCGGCGATGTGCGATGCGCTGCGCGACGGCCTCGGCGATGCGATCGAATTCCATCGTCCGGAAGGCGGGATGTTCGTGTGGGCGCGGATCGGCGCGGTGTCGTCGGCGCAGCTGCTGCAGCACGCGATCGCGAACAAGATCGTTTTCGTGCCCGGCAACGCGTTCTTCGCGGACAACGTCGACGACGCGTCGCTGCGCCTGTCGTACGCCGCGCCGGACGTCGACGCGATCCGGGAAGGCGTCGCGCGGCTCGCGCGCGCGTATGGCGCGGCGCTCGCCGCGTGA
- a CDS encoding pyridoxamine 5'-phosphate oxidase family protein has protein sequence MSVPAADSLAHVYDRLWSCLESGVGPQRSPFTMLQAATLGLDGAPKVRTLVLRQVRRAGHVLSFHTDARSEKVAELRRDPRIALIGVDLDALVQIRVEGVASICADEAQRRAVWQASRPHTLLLYRAPLPPGTPIDAPGHAHVAPAPSTASAADGYANFCVLDVAVTRIDWLDLARSGHRRALFELHDDGYDGRWVAP, from the coding sequence ATGTCCGTTCCAGCTGCCGACTCGCTCGCGCACGTCTACGACCGTCTGTGGTCCTGCCTCGAATCCGGCGTCGGGCCGCAGCGCTCGCCGTTCACGATGCTGCAGGCCGCGACGCTCGGCCTCGACGGCGCGCCGAAAGTGCGCACGCTCGTGCTGCGTCAGGTGCGCCGCGCGGGCCACGTGCTGTCGTTCCACACCGATGCGCGCTCGGAGAAGGTCGCGGAGCTGCGTCGCGATCCGCGCATCGCGCTGATCGGCGTCGATCTCGACGCGCTCGTGCAGATTCGCGTGGAAGGCGTCGCCTCGATCTGCGCGGATGAAGCGCAGCGACGCGCGGTCTGGCAAGCGAGCCGTCCGCACACGCTGCTGCTGTACCGCGCGCCGCTGCCGCCCGGCACGCCGATCGACGCGCCCGGGCACGCGCATGTCGCGCCGGCTCCCAGCACGGCATCCGCCGCCGACGGCTACGCGAACTTCTGCGTGCTCGACGTCGCCGTGACGCGCATCGACTGGCTCGACCTCGCGCGCAGCGGCCATCGCCGTGCGCTGTTCGAGCTGCACGACGACGGCTACGACGGCCGCTGGGTCGCACCTTGA
- a CDS encoding epoxide hydrolase family protein, with the protein MSSTPFSPLRRHLLASSMAAGVSAMLPTALHAATGNTGIRPFTARIPERALTDLRRRIAATRWPGRETVADESQGVRLARMQQLLQYWGADYDWRKGEARLNGFPMFITEIDGLDIHFIHVRSRHENAMPMIMTHGWPGSIFELLKAIGPLTDPTAHGASADDAFHVVVPSLPGFGFSGRPTKTGWGSDHIARAWGELMARLGYARFVSQGGDCGSVISHRMAMQRVKGLAGIHVNMPATVPPDIATLLATDAPAPAGLSAKEKAAYEKLATFYRDNCGYSAMMVTRPQTVGYALADSPAGQAAWMYDKISQWTYSGGIPERSIPRDEILDDISLYWLTNTATSAAQIYWEDHSNNFNAVDIALPAAITVFPGEIYQAPRSWAERCYHNLIYFNEVGKGGHFAAWEEPELFAQEVRAGFRPLRRA; encoded by the coding sequence ATGTCTTCCACACCTTTTTCCCCGCTGCGTCGCCATCTGCTGGCGTCCTCCATGGCAGCCGGCGTATCGGCGATGCTGCCCACCGCGCTGCACGCGGCCACGGGCAACACCGGCATACGGCCGTTTACCGCTCGCATTCCCGAGCGGGCGCTGACCGACCTGCGCCGCCGCATTGCCGCGACGCGCTGGCCGGGCCGCGAGACGGTAGCCGACGAATCGCAGGGCGTGCGGCTCGCGCGCATGCAGCAGCTTCTCCAGTACTGGGGCGCCGACTACGACTGGCGCAAGGGCGAAGCGCGCCTGAACGGCTTTCCGATGTTCATCACGGAAATCGACGGCCTCGACATTCACTTCATCCACGTCCGGTCGCGGCACGAGAACGCGATGCCGATGATCATGACGCACGGCTGGCCCGGCTCGATCTTCGAGCTGCTGAAGGCGATCGGCCCGCTGACCGATCCGACCGCGCACGGCGCGAGCGCCGACGATGCGTTTCACGTCGTCGTGCCGTCGCTGCCGGGCTTCGGCTTCTCGGGCCGGCCGACGAAGACGGGCTGGGGCTCGGACCACATCGCGCGCGCGTGGGGCGAACTGATGGCGCGTCTGGGCTATGCGCGCTTCGTGTCGCAGGGCGGCGATTGCGGGTCGGTGATTTCGCACCGGATGGCGATGCAGCGCGTGAAGGGGCTGGCCGGGATTCACGTGAACATGCCGGCCACGGTGCCGCCCGACATCGCGACGCTGCTCGCGACCGACGCGCCCGCGCCGGCCGGGCTGTCGGCGAAGGAAAAGGCCGCCTATGAAAAGCTCGCGACGTTCTACCGCGACAACTGCGGCTACTCGGCGATGATGGTGACGCGCCCGCAGACGGTCGGCTACGCGCTGGCCGATTCGCCCGCCGGGCAGGCTGCATGGATGTACGACAAGATCTCGCAGTGGACGTACAGCGGCGGCATTCCCGAGCGCTCGATTCCGCGCGACGAGATTCTCGACGACATCTCGCTGTACTGGCTGACCAACACGGCGACGTCCGCGGCGCAGATCTACTGGGAGGATCACTCGAACAACTTCAACGCGGTGGACATCGCGCTGCCGGCAGCCATCACCGTGTTTCCCGGCGAGATCTATCAGGCGCCGCGCAGCTGGGCCGAGCGCTGCTATCACAACCTGATCTATTTCAATGAGGTCGGCAAGGGCGGGCATTTCGCGGCATGGGAGGAGCCCGAGCTGTTTGCGCAGGAAGTGCGTGCCGGGTTCCGGCCGCTGCGCCGCGCGTAG
- a CDS encoding cytochrome P460 family protein — MRAGTGVMRRGVVRACFAGVLLLAALGADGPAAFAEPTKPAASPIYGVTIPPGYRKWELVAPAEEAAPLDELRVVLGNPVAIRALEQATQPFPDGTILVKLAYKRKQSDEFPPATVPGQATTVQVMVKDSRRYAATGGWGFGRFINGVPADIGQHQTCFACHQARVKNHDYVFTRLAP; from the coding sequence ATGCGGGCGGGAACGGGTGTCATGCGTCGCGGCGTGGTTCGCGCATGCTTTGCGGGCGTGCTGCTGCTGGCCGCGCTGGGGGCGGACGGCCCGGCCGCGTTCGCGGAGCCGACGAAGCCGGCCGCGTCGCCGATCTACGGCGTGACGATTCCGCCCGGCTACCGGAAATGGGAATTGGTCGCGCCGGCCGAGGAGGCCGCGCCGCTCGACGAATTGCGCGTGGTGCTCGGCAATCCGGTCGCGATCCGCGCGCTCGAGCAGGCGACGCAGCCGTTTCCGGACGGCACGATCCTCGTCAAGCTGGCGTACAAGCGCAAGCAGTCGGACGAATTCCCGCCGGCGACGGTGCCGGGGCAGGCGACGACCGTTCAGGTGATGGTGAAGGACTCGCGCCGCTACGCGGCGACCGGTGGCTGGGGGTTCGGGCGCTTCATCAACGGCGTGCCGGCGGACATCGGCCAGCATCAGACCTGCTTCGCTTGTCATCAGGCGCGCGTGAAGAACCACGATTACGTGTTTACACGGCTCGCGCCGTGA
- a CDS encoding DUF4148 domain-containing protein, protein MKTARILAAAALAIAPALSFADAGHGLTRADVRAELVRLEQAGYNPARSEPHYPDDVAAATLRVAQSDQNGPSKSDGDNVAETPSPVRHRDMTQARATHPDAIPSDDLYAHS, encoded by the coding sequence ATGAAAACCGCCCGAATCCTCGCTGCTGCCGCACTTGCCATCGCCCCTGCGCTGTCCTTCGCCGATGCCGGACACGGCCTCACGCGCGCCGACGTGCGCGCCGAACTGGTTCGGCTGGAGCAGGCCGGCTACAACCCGGCCCGCAGCGAACCGCACTACCCGGACGACGTTGCCGCCGCCACGCTGCGGGTCGCACAGTCCGACCAAAACGGCCCGTCGAAGTCCGACGGCGACAACGTCGCCGAAACGCCGTCGCCGGTCCGGCATCGCGACATGACGCAGGCGCGCGCCACGCATCCCGACGCCATCCCGTCCGATGACCTCTACGCGCATTCCTGA
- a CDS encoding alpha/beta fold hydrolase, translating to MVRLMKRVLVSAAVLGGLFGTVAAHAAPQADLKGTNVVLVHGAFADGSSWNRVIPLLEARGLHVVSVQNPLSSLADDAAAARRVIDQQQGPVVLVGHSWAGVVISEAGNDDKVKSLVYVAAFAPDSGQSIADVTQGLPPPSWAGELRKDAAGFTRLSDKAIAQDFAPDLPPVQQRIVAATQGPWFGGCIAEKVAQAAWHAKPSSYVVATQDRMIDPTLQETMAKRIGATVTRVNGSHVAMLSQPKAVADAIIAAAERAQHDAR from the coding sequence ATGGTTCGATTGATGAAACGGGTTCTCGTCTCCGCCGCGGTGCTCGGCGGACTGTTCGGCACAGTGGCGGCGCATGCCGCGCCGCAGGCCGACCTGAAAGGCACCAATGTCGTCCTCGTGCACGGCGCGTTCGCCGACGGCTCGAGCTGGAACCGGGTGATTCCGCTGCTCGAGGCGCGCGGCCTGCACGTCGTGTCCGTGCAGAACCCGCTGAGCTCGCTCGCCGACGATGCGGCCGCGGCCAGGCGCGTGATCGACCAGCAGCAGGGGCCGGTCGTGCTGGTCGGCCATTCGTGGGCCGGCGTCGTGATCAGCGAAGCGGGCAACGACGACAAGGTGAAGTCGCTCGTCTACGTCGCGGCGTTCGCGCCCGACAGCGGCCAGTCGATCGCCGACGTCACGCAGGGGCTGCCGCCGCCGTCGTGGGCGGGCGAGCTGCGCAAGGACGCGGCAGGCTTCACAAGGCTGTCGGACAAGGCCATTGCGCAGGATTTCGCGCCCGATCTGCCGCCCGTGCAGCAGCGCATCGTCGCGGCGACGCAGGGGCCGTGGTTCGGCGGCTGCATCGCGGAGAAGGTCGCGCAGGCCGCGTGGCACGCGAAGCCGTCGTCCTACGTCGTCGCGACGCAGGACCGGATGATCGACCCGACGCTGCAGGAAACGATGGCGAAGCGCATCGGCGCGACGGTGACGCGCGTGAACGGCAGCCATGTCGCGATGCTCAGCCAGCCGAAGGCCGTGGCCGACGCGATCATCGCGGCCGCGGAGCGCGCGCAGCACGATGCACGATGA
- a CDS encoding LysE family transporter yields MSTAATALLPLAGVLLLSVASPGPNFVVVTSTALARRRAGVMTALGLAAASGSWAAIAIGGLSLLVTHVAWVHTALRLAGALYLIWLGLKMVLAAGQPAAPAAPATAGGWQAARKGYVVSMTNPKAVAFYGSIFALMVPAQASAWFDGAVVALSIAISGTWYGAMALLASHPAVRRLLVARKAALDTTAGLLLMGVGGKMLAGR; encoded by the coding sequence ATGTCGACCGCCGCCACCGCCCTGCTGCCGCTCGCCGGCGTCCTGCTGCTGAGTGTCGCCAGCCCGGGCCCGAACTTCGTCGTCGTCACGTCGACCGCGCTCGCCCGGCGCCGCGCCGGCGTGATGACCGCGCTGGGCCTCGCCGCCGCATCCGGCAGCTGGGCCGCGATCGCGATCGGCGGCCTGAGCCTGCTCGTGACCCACGTTGCATGGGTGCACACGGCGCTGCGGCTCGCGGGCGCCCTCTATCTGATCTGGCTCGGTCTGAAAATGGTGCTAGCCGCCGGCCAGCCGGCAGCGCCCGCCGCGCCCGCAACGGCGGGCGGCTGGCAGGCCGCGAGAAAAGGCTATGTGGTCAGCATGACGAACCCGAAGGCCGTCGCGTTCTACGGCAGCATCTTCGCGTTGATGGTCCCGGCCCAGGCGTCGGCATGGTTCGACGGCGCGGTCGTCGCGCTGTCGATCGCGATCTCCGGCACCTGGTACGGCGCGATGGCGCTGCTCGCGTCGCACCCGGCGGTGCGCCGCCTGCTGGTCGCGCGCAAGGCCGCGCTCGATACGACGGCCGGGCTGCTGCTGATGGGGGTCGGCGGGAAGATGCTGGCCGGGCGCTGA
- a CDS encoding porin — protein sequence MRRIVVPAGIGAIFAIAAPSAFAQRSVTLYGLVDTAIRYQTNAGPDGRDLIGMTVGPETHSRWGLRGSEDLGGGLSAIFRLENGFELGDGKLHAANTLFSRQAYVGLSSSRYGTLTFGNQYAPLYDTMGDTFDPMTVGDYWQDSWMYNGIGGFLTVPNSVKYQFSYNGFSVDAIYGFGNHAGAMGLDSTYGVELTYAHGPASINAGFHQTSVSSLNGSAVNGAKVNFLHVSGAYQVTPAVRLLAGWLHGQDRTGTTDFNMQQAGAPTLRAGSPNRIDDTFYVGANWQASAPLLITVAGYYGHARNAERLDGTLGAGINYSATVLAEYALSKHTEVYGTVDVARGNGAFAADYPGATSPATGRVDQIGRTNNAGAAIGLRQMF from the coding sequence ATGAGACGTATCGTCGTTCCCGCCGGTATCGGCGCGATTTTCGCTATTGCAGCACCTTCCGCGTTCGCGCAGCGTTCCGTCACGTTGTATGGCCTCGTCGACACGGCCATTCGTTATCAAACGAACGCCGGCCCGGACGGCCGGGACCTGATCGGGATGACGGTCGGCCCGGAAACGCACAGCCGGTGGGGCCTGCGCGGCAGCGAAGACCTCGGCGGCGGGCTGTCGGCGATCTTCCGCCTCGAAAACGGCTTCGAACTCGGCGACGGGAAACTGCACGCGGCGAACACGCTGTTCAGCCGGCAGGCTTATGTCGGGCTGTCGAGCAGCCGCTACGGCACGCTGACCTTCGGCAACCAGTACGCGCCGCTGTACGACACGATGGGCGACACCTTCGACCCGATGACCGTCGGCGACTACTGGCAGGACAGCTGGATGTACAACGGCATCGGCGGCTTCCTGACGGTGCCGAACTCCGTCAAGTACCAGTTTTCGTACAACGGCTTCAGCGTCGACGCGATCTACGGCTTCGGCAATCACGCCGGCGCAATGGGCCTCGACAGCACGTACGGCGTGGAACTGACCTATGCGCACGGGCCGGCGTCGATCAACGCGGGCTTCCACCAGACCTCGGTATCGTCGTTGAACGGCAGTGCGGTCAACGGCGCGAAGGTGAACTTCCTGCACGTGAGCGGCGCGTATCAGGTCACCCCGGCCGTGCGGCTGCTGGCCGGCTGGCTGCACGGCCAGGACAGGACCGGCACGACGGACTTCAACATGCAGCAAGCCGGCGCACCGACGCTGCGCGCGGGCAGCCCGAACCGCATCGACGATACCTTCTACGTCGGCGCGAACTGGCAAGCCTCCGCGCCGCTGCTGATCACGGTGGCCGGCTATTACGGCCATGCGCGCAACGCGGAGCGGCTCGACGGCACGCTCGGCGCCGGCATCAACTACTCCGCGACCGTGCTGGCCGAGTATGCGCTGTCGAAGCACACCGAGGTGTACGGCACGGTGGATGTCGCGCGCGGCAACGGCGCATTCGCCGCCGACTATCCGGGCGCAACCAGCCCGGCCACGGGCAGGGTCGACCAGATCGGCCGGACCAACAACGCCGGCGCGGCGATCGGCCTGCGCCAGATGTTCTGA